One Schistocerca cancellata isolate TAMUIC-IGC-003103 chromosome 1, iqSchCanc2.1, whole genome shotgun sequence genomic region harbors:
- the LOC126175130 gene encoding uncharacterized protein LOC126175130 encodes MVLGKVSMMADDGYEKVRKIKSLLAECMVPPRESQFLNLDRYIEENSEVSFIPDPPSWCNISFRGFQERVLTYRPQHWGADPNAVLWFSKYGWRCTEKFVIKCDICSSTVECSSLIQKPDLWGDIAHKAHDNLCYWSFCPCPDRFIQIITHPKILCKNICHSWKKIIMYESELPKIQQVVLDKMGLSRDILEHLFKIIEANCSEEGISALVLVICGWLKSSEDNTLECAYCERHLALRHFFSIADSSKINDSVPVQDDVRPGGEATKMDISETTAGKSLSSETNRDNSVADSGCKIESVHTLHPMKRIRRGQPAVHTRIARHRARALSCVTKQQFPSFCNMLYLRYGVKLPKHRGSRKNKKYLGRKYSGSDLVVEDEIATNGNESACEKPTQELYYIDKADGEDSGPPNGKNGIKRKFPDDEDTENIEICQIDKQQKVAADVSKIEDNNSNMHKVDIDTVSNVKCSTEDSVKPESDSEMITRNLTSENVEINRNMTESNLPVSEQLVSPHELEGKEASSSSNSVQNTLRNKSDDVPPAEEEYRGDSNFEKKQNETAKIAATSASEEIGPNVGKRQLICDDDQQTEVPNKRLKISSENSPVRKKNLNPVVEHRFWCIWRIKTVDRLLGSPKEGWRQILDLLKFGVSPQNSEAEEEAGDMFEEVKKIHYMMSGW; translated from the exons AtatatcgaagaaaacagtgaggtaTCATTTATTCCTGATCCCCCTAGCTGGTGCAATATAAGCTTTCGTGGCTTTCAGGAAAGAGTGCTCACTTATAGACCACAACATTGGGGAGCTGATCCAAATGCTGTTCTGTGGTTCTCGAAATATGGCTGGCGATGCACCGAAAAATTTGTGATAAAGTGTGATATATGTTCTTCAACAGTTGAATGTTCCTCATTGA TCCAGAAACCAGACTTGTGGGGCGATATTGCTCATAAAGCACATGATAATTTGTGCTATTGGTCATTTTGTCCCTGTCCGGATAGATTTATACAGATCATAACTCATCCAAAAATTTTGTGCAAAAATATATGCCACagttggaaaaaaattattatgtatgaAAGTGAGTTACCAAAGATACAACAAGTTGTGTTAGATAAAATG GGCCTGAGCAGAGATATTCTGGAGCATTTGTTTAAAATCATTGAAGCAAATTGTTCTGAAGAAGGAATAAGTGCACTGGTTTTAGTGATCTGTGGTTGGCTGAAGAGCTCAGAAGATAACACATTAGAATGTGCATATTGTGAGAGGCATTTAGCCCTGCGTCACTTTTTTAGCATTGCAGACAGCAGCAAAATTAATGACTCTGTACCTGTTCAAGATGATGTTCGCCCAGGGGGTGAAGCAACgaaaatggacatctctgaaacaaCTGCAGGCAAGAGCTTGTCATCAGAAACTAATCGAGATAATTCAGTCGCTGACAGTGGATGTAAAATTGAGAGTGTTCATACGTTACACCCAATGAAACGAATCAGAAGGGGTCAGCCTGCAGTTCATACAAGAATCGCACGTCATCGGGCACGTGCTCTATCTTGTGTGACTAAACAGCAATTCCCCTCTTTTTGTAATATGCTTTATTTGCGGTATGGTGTTAAATTACCCAAACACAGAGGATcccgtaaaaataaaaaatacttggggAGGAAATATTCAGGAAGTGACCTAGTTGTGGAAGATGAGATAGCAACTAATGGAAATGAATCAGCTTGTGAGAAACCTACTCAAGAATTATATTACATTGACAAAGCTGATGGGGAAGACTCTGGTCCtccgaatggaaaaaatggtattaAAAGAAAATTTCCTGATGATGAAGACACTGAGAATATTGAAATATGTCAAATTGACAAACAGCAGAAAGTTGCTGCTGATGTTTCTAAAATTGAGGATAATAATTCTAATATGCATAAAGTGGATATCGATACAGTGTCTAATGTGAAATGTAGTACTGAAGATTCTGTAAAACCAGAATCAGATTCAGAGATGATTACAAGAAATTTGACctcagaaaatgttgaaataaatagaAATATGACTGAAAGTAATCTGCCAGTCAGCGAACAGCTTGTAAGTCCCCATGAACTTGAGGGAAAAGAAGCCTCATCCTCTTCAAATAGCGTGCAGAATACCCTTCGCAATAAATCTGATGATGTGCCTCCAGCCGAGGAAGAATACAGAGGAGATAGCAATTTTGAGAAAAAACAGAATGAAACTGCAAAAATAGCTGCCACTTCTGCCTCTGAGGAAATTGGTCCAAATGTTGGTAAACGACAGCTCATTTGTGATGATGACCAACAAACAGAGGTACCAAACAAGAGATTGAAAATTAGTTCAGAGAATAGTCCAGTGAGGAAGAAAAACCTCAATCCTGTTGTTGAACATAGATTTTGGTGTATATGGAGGATCAAAACCGTTGACAGGCTTCTGGGATCTCCCAAGGAAGGCTGGAGACAAATCCTGGATCTCTTGAAGTTTGGTGTTTCACCACAAAATTCTGAAGCTGAAGAGGAAGCT